TGTATGGCTTCACCCCGAGCGCGGTGCGCCAGACGAAGCCGATGGCAGTGACTACTACTATGCCTTTGACTCTTATGAAGAGGCGAAAGAGTTCGCAACTGCGACAACGGGCGCCGAAGAACCGCTCGCGCTCGTACTTCAAAGAGAGTACATCGATGAGCCAGAGGACGGAGTTTTCATGCACATCTGCGAAGAGCGAGTCACTGAATGGCCAGTTGCATTCCTCCGCCGACCAAGAAGAACCGACAAGACGATTCCCAACTTTCTTGCCCCTGATGCGCCTGACAATCGTTTGGAAATTCTCAGGGGAACTCAATGATTCCATCAACAACGCTTGAAAAGCGTTCAACGATCAACGCCAGCAAGGAGACTCGTTCATGATGCGATTGCAGCGGAATATCTGTCTTTTCACCGGAGCCCTGCTGCTCGCGTTCGGCGTGCATGCGGCCGAAATGTTGGAGCAGCGCTCGTTCGCCAACGAGAACGTGGGGGCCGTCACGCTCACGGCGCCCAAGGACTGGAAAGGCGTCCAGCGCGCGCATATCCACTTCGGCACGACCTTCTACCGGCTCGTGCCGCCGAAGGAAGGGCAGTTCGATTTCGAGATTCTGGTCAACGACCTCAAGCATATGAAGATGGATGCGCTGGTGGACAAGGACCTTGAGCGTTACATCGAAAGCAATATGGCCCAGGCGGCACCGCAATCCCGCGAGGGAACCGTCAAGGCAGCGCGCTTTGGCAAGGCGGGAAATGCCGTGTATGCGCGCTTGACCGACAAGGCGCCCAAGCCGGGCGAGTTCCACTACTTCACGCAAGGAGTGAAGCTGCAAGGCCAGAAGGTAGTGCTGTTCACGCTGATGTCCAACGACAAAGATGGCGCGGTGCTCAAGCAGGCGCTGCAGATCGTCGACAGCGTTCAGTTCAAGGACTGACGCGAAGTTTGCCGTCTCAAGCTGCGATGACCATCGCTGGTCGGCGGCCTTGGAGCGCATCCGCAAAACTGGCCAGCAGCACATCCGTCTGCGCACGATGCGCGGCTGGCGAACGGCCGGCCATGTGCGGCGTGAGCAGCACGTTGTCCATGGCTTTGAGCGCGTCGGGAATGGTGGGTTCGCCTTCGAACACATCCAGCCCCGCGCCTGCGATCACATCGGCCTGCAGTGCATGCACCAGATCAGCGGTATGCACCACCGACCCGCGCGCCACATTCACGACAAAGCCCTGTGAACCCAAAGCGCGCAGCACCTCGGCATTGATGATGTGGCGCGTGGCTGCGCCGCCGGGACACGCGGCCACCAGATAGTCGCACTGCTCGGCCATCTTGAGCAGATCGGACTCATGGGCATAAGGCAGATCCGAGCGCGACGTTCGGGTGTTGTAGAGCACCCGCATGCCGAATGCGGCGCAGCGGCGGGCAATCCCTTGACCGATGCGACCCATGCCGATGATGCCCACGGTCGCACCACACAACGTGGGCTGCGCGGCGCGTGCGCTGTCCCATTGTCCATTGCGCACGGCATGCGTCAGTACGGCGTAGCCACGGCTGAGCGCAAGCATGAAGCCGAGCGCGTGATCCGCCACGGTTTCGTCGTTGGTGCCCGGCGCGTTGGTGACGATCACCCCGCGTGCATGCGCCGCAGGCACATCCACGTTCTCGTAGCCCACGCCGAAGGCGCTCACGACACGCAACGCGGGCATCTGCTGAATCCATTCGGCAGACAGACCTGTCGTGCCATTGGTGACGACGGCGACGATGCGATCGAGCGGAACAAGCGCATCCACCGGATCACTCAGCCCACGCGCCGCCAGGTGCAATTGGTAGCGCTGTGCCAGTGCCTCGCGCGTCATTGCGGGCAAGGGGATCAGAGAGAGAACGTGGGGGCGGCTGTCCATGCGTGGGCTCCGGGCAATCTGGCGTCAAGCTGTCTTCTGCGGCTCGGCTTCTTCCACCGGCTGCACGTGCTTGACGGCACCCTTCCAGCCTGATTCGGTGATGTCGAACACGATGCCGTCGGGCGTGCGGTACTTCACTTCGTAGAACACGTTGGGATCGGTTTCCTTGCGGCCCGTGAGGTAAGTGCCACCAGCGGCGATCACCTTCTTCTCAGCCTCTTCCAGGTTGTCCACCCACATGCCGAAGTGGATCACGCCGCGCACGTCCTTGAGCTTTTCATAGCCAGGCACTGCTTCGTCCTTGAAGTTCAGCAGCGCCACGTTCATCACGCCGTCCGTCATGTACCAGCCTCGCATGGCGCGACCCGCGCGGGTCATGCCGAAGGCCTGCTCAAAGAAGGTGGCGGCGGCTTCCGGGTCGCTCACCGAGAGGGCGATGTGTCTGAGTTTTTCCATGCTGATGCTCCTTTGTGTATATCAGTTAGCGAATTATATAGACTGAATCTGTATTTGGTATACCAATTAATGCTTGTGTATAATTTTTAGCATGATTCACGAAAACCAACCTTTCGGCTCGCTGAGCACGCATGAGCAGTCCTTGCTCGATGCCGCAGGCGCTGTCTGGGCCACGGACATCAACAAGCACCGCGATCTGGTCGTGAGGACCTACTCCCCGCTGGTGCTGCAGGCCGACAACAGCGGCATCGACGTCGAGCGCGATGTGTCTTACGGCAGTGCCGAACGCCAGCGCCTCGATGTCTACACACGCGATGAATGGCGCAATGAATCGCGCGATGTGCTCATGTTCTTTCATGGCGGGGCCTTCATTCGTGGCAACAAGAGCGCCAACGGCGCGATCTACGACAACGTCACCTACTGGTTTGCGCATCAAGGCTGTGTGGCAGTGAATGTGGAATACCGGC
The window above is part of the Diaphorobacter sp. HDW4B genome. Proteins encoded here:
- a CDS encoding 2-hydroxyacid dehydrogenase, translated to MDSRPHVLSLIPLPAMTREALAQRYQLHLAARGLSDPVDALVPLDRIVAVVTNGTTGLSAEWIQQMPALRVVSAFGVGYENVDVPAAHARGVIVTNAPGTNDETVADHALGFMLALSRGYAVLTHAVRNGQWDSARAAQPTLCGATVGIIGMGRIGQGIARRCAAFGMRVLYNTRTSRSDLPYAHESDLLKMAEQCDYLVAACPGGAATRHIINAEVLRALGSQGFVVNVARGSVVHTADLVHALQADVIAGAGLDVFEGEPTIPDALKAMDNVLLTPHMAGRSPAAHRAQTDVLLASFADALQGRRPAMVIAA
- a CDS encoding GCN5 family acetyltransferase, whose translation is MPYPPVLDASLVGSYPAAAKAGGGYVWDAVLEYRVWLHPERGAPDEADGSDYYYAFDSYEEAKEFATATTGAEEPLALVLQREYIDEPEDGVFMHICEERVTEWPVAFLRRPRRTDKTIPNFLAPDAPDNRLEILRGTQ
- a CDS encoding VOC family protein, coding for MEKLRHIALSVSDPEAAATFFEQAFGMTRAGRAMRGWYMTDGVMNVALLNFKDEAVPGYEKLKDVRGVIHFGMWVDNLEEAEKKVIAAGGTYLTGRKETDPNVFYEVKYRTPDGIVFDITESGWKGAVKHVQPVEEAEPQKTA